In Vicia villosa cultivar HV-30 ecotype Madison, WI unplaced genomic scaffold, Vvil1.0 ctg.000084F_1_1_3, whole genome shotgun sequence, a single genomic region encodes these proteins:
- the LOC131623868 gene encoding uncharacterized protein LOC131623868 has translation MAVAQDGNSNIFLVAFALVEGETADGLGFFLKNLRMHVAPQPDMCLISDKHASIESAYNNPDNGYALNQPTFHYYRNKIDMANGDALRWLDNIPVGKWTREFDGGRRWGHMTINLVESMNSIFKGTRNLPITELVRATYYRMGSLFAEKGAKWGAVLNSGKTFTESCIKVMKEETSKSNTHQVRIFDYNHNTFSVKETMDHGEGKHMRDYKVNLIDLWCDYGKYQAYRVPCSHVIAACSVVRQDAYALFSDVYRVANLFGVYITSFPFIPYDEYWPSFDGDQNFHNPIMHRNNKGRPVSSRIRTEMDRYDKLERKCVLCRLPGHNRTNCPNGGTINN, from the exons ATGGCGGTAGCTCAAGATGGCAACAGTAATATCTTTCTAGTTGCTTTTGCTCTTGTGGAGGGTGAGACAGCGGATGGTTTGGGTTTCTTTCTAAAGAACTTGAGAATGCATGTAGCCCCTCAGCCTGACATGTGTTTGATTTCAgacaaacatgcatcaattgaaaGTGCGTACAATAATCCAGACAATG GTTATGCTTTAAACCAACCAACATTTCACTACTACCGAAATAAAATTGATATGGCTAATGGTGATGCTTTAAGGTGGTTAGACAATATTCCAGTGGGAAAATGGACGAGGGAATTTGATGGAGGTCGGCGTTGGGGTCACATGACAATAAACCTAGTTGAATCGATGAACTCAATCTTCAAAGGCACACGTAATCTACCCATTACGGAGTTGGTACGTgcaacatactataggatggGATCACTATTTGCTGAAAAGGGTGCTAAGTGGGGTGCAGTTTTGAATTCTGGAAAAACATTTACTGAAAGCTGCATAaaggtgatgaaagaagaaacatCAAAATCCAACACACATCAGGTAAGGATATTTGACTACAATCATAACACTTTCAGTGTGAAGGAGACAATGGATCATGGTGAGGGAAAACATATGAGAGATTATAAGGTAAACCTAATAGATCTTTGGTGTGACTACGGAAAGTATCAAGCATATCGTGTTCCTTGTTCACATGTTATTGCTGCATGTTCTGTGGTGCGCCAAGACGCATATGCTCTATTCTCCGACGTTTACAGGGTTGCAAACTTATTCGGTGTTTACATCACAAGCTTTCCATTTATACCATACGATGAGTATTGGCCCTCTTTTGATGGAGATCAAAATTTCCATAATCCAATAATGCATAGGAACAATAAAGGCCGCCCAGTGAGCTCACGTATTAGAACAGAAATGGACAGATATGATAAGTTAGAGAGAAAATGTGTGTTGTGTCGTCTTCCTGGTCACAATCGAACTAATTGTCCAAATGGTGGAACCATTAATAACTAG